Genomic window (Pseudomonas xantholysinigenes):
GGCGTTCGAAAAGGCCGGGATCTTCCGCGCCGGCAAGCCGGCCTTGTGCGGTGACCTGGACCCGCCGCAGCCGTTGCTGGACAAGGTGCGCGAGCTCAACTGCCCGTTCTTCCTGCGTGGCCGCGATTTCGACCTGGCCGTGAGTGCTGAGCATTGGCAATGGCATGGCCGCCGGCTCGACGGCGCGACGGTTCAGCTGCATGACTTGCCATTGCTCGACCTGCCGATGGAGAACGCCAGCCTGGCGCTGCAGGCGTTCCTGCTTATGGGCCTGCCCTGGAACGAGGCGCAGGTGCGCCAAGCGTTGCAGGCAGCGCGCATCACCGGGCGTCTCGACCGGCGCGAGCTGAGCTTCAAGGGCAGGCGCGTCGAGCTGATGCTGGATGTCGGTCACAATCCACATGCGGCCGAGTACCTGGCCCGCCGCCTGGCGGCACGTGCACCGCGAGGGCGGCGCCTGGCGGTGTTCGGCCTGCTCGCCGACAAGGACCTGGAGGGCGTGCTCGCGCCCTTGCATGCCCTGGTCGATGAATGGGCAGTGACGCCGCTCGCCACGCCACGCAGCCGTCCGGCCACGGAGCTGGCCCAGGCCTTGACGAACCTCGGCGCGACGGTGAAGTCTTACCCCAGTGTCGCCGCGGCCCTCGAGGGGCAGTGCGCGCAGGCGACGGCGGATGACCAGATCCTGCTGTTCGGTTCGTTTTTCTGCGTCGGCGAGGCCTTGGCCTGGCTCGAGCGGCAGGTCCCAGAGGATGGAGTAGATGGCAGTGCTGGATAAAGGAATGAAACAGCGCATGGTCGGTGCGCTGGTGCTGGTGGCGCTGGCGGTGATCTTCCTGCCGATGTTGTTCACCCGCGAGGACGAGATGCGCCAGGTGCGTGTCGAGGCGCCCGAGGCGCCGGCCATGCCGAGCCTACCGCAAGTGCAGGTGGAGCCGGTCCAGGTGCTGGAGCCTCAGCCGTTGCCGGAGCAGAACGAGCAGCCGCCGGTGGTGGTCAACGAGTCCACGGCGCCGGTGACGACGCCGAGCCAGCCTATCGCGCCGGTAACCGCCGTTACCCCGCATGCGCAGCCCAAGCCGCAGACCCCGGTACCGACGCCGCCGGTCGCCAAGGTGGAGGCGCGTCCGACGCCTGCGCCGAGTGTGGCGCCCGCCGCCAAGCCTGCCGCGCCGTCGAAGATCGATGTCAACGGCCTGCCGGTGAGCTGGTCGATCCAACTGGCCAGCCTGTCGAATCGGGCCGGTGCCGAAAACCTGCAGAAGACCCTGCGCAGCCAAGGCTACAACGCCTATATCCGTTCGGCGGATGGCATGAACCGGGTATTCGTCGGGCCGCTGATCGAGCGCGCCGAGGCCGAGCGCCTGCGTGATGTGATCAACCGCCAGCAAAACCTCAAGGGCATCGTGGTGCGCTTCCAGCCGGAGCGTGGCTGACGCCTGACTGTCGACACAAGGCCGCTCCTACAGGTGCGTGCAGGATTTTGCCGGCGTGGGATTGCCTCGCGAGGGCTTTTCAGGGGGCACAAAGCTGTCCCCAAAGTCAGCCTCCAGCCCTTCAAACGCCTGACATTCCGCTTACCCCCAAGCCCTTTGCTCTGGTAAAATGCGCCGCCTCAAACGTCGGCAGGCAGCACCGTGGCATTTACCTGGGTTGATTGGGCGATCATCGTGATCGTCGCCATTTCATCGCTGATCAGTCTCAAGCGCGGCTTCGTCAAGGAAGCCTTGTCCCTGCTCATCTGGATAGTCGCCGGTGCGGTGGCCTGGATGTTCGGCGGGTCGTTGTCACAGTACCTGGAAAGCTATATTCAGACCCCTTCCGCACGGGTCATTGCCGGCTGCGCCATTTTGTTCGTCGCCACCTTGCTGGTGGGGGCGATGCTCAACTTCCTTATCGGCGAGCTGATCCGCGTGACCGGGTTGTCCGGCACCGATCGTTTCCTCGGCATGGCCTTCGGCGCCGCGCGCGGCGCCCTGCTGGTGGTGGTGGCCGTCGGGCTGCTGAGCCTGGGGCCGGTACAGCAGGATCCGTGGTGGCAGGAATCGCGCCTGATACCACAATTTCTATTGGTAGCCGACTGGTCGAAGAACCTGATCCTCGGGTTCACCGGCCAGTGGATGTCCAGTGGGGTCAGCGCACCCGTTGACCTTCCGTTCAAGGAACAGCTGCTCGGACCTACCCGGCCCTGAGCGCTTTTCACTCAAGTTTCATCAAAGTAGGGGTTGCGTCGCATGTGTGGCATCGTCGGTATCGTCGGTAAGTCGAACGTCAATCAGGCGCTGTATGACGCGCTAACCGTGCTCCAGCACCGCGGCCAGGACGCTGCCGGTATCGTGACCAGCCACGACGGCCGGTTGTTCCTGCGCAAGGATAACGGCCTGGTGCGCGACGTCTTCCAGCAGCGCCACATGCAGCGCCTGGTGGGCAGCATCGGTATCGGCCACGTGCGCTACCCGACCGCCGGCAGCTCGACCTCGGCCGAGGCCCAGCCGTTCTACGTCAACTCGCCGTATGGCATCACCCTGGCGCACAACGGCAACCTGACCAACGTCGAGCAGTTGGCCAAGGAGATCTACGAGTCCGACCTGCGCCACGTCAACACCAACTCCGATTCCGAAGTGCTGCTCAATGTGTTCGCCCACGAGCTGGCGGTACGCGGCAAGTTGCAGCCGACCGAGGAAGACGTGTTCGCCGCCGTTTCCCATGTGCATAGCCGCTGTGTCGGCGGCTATGCGGTGGTGGCGATGATCACCGGCTACGGCATCGTCGGCTTCCGCGACCCCAACGGCATCCGCCCGGTGGTGTTCGGCCAGCGTCATACCGACGAAGGCGTCGAGTACATGATCGCTTCGGAAAGCGTGGCCCTGGACGTGCTCGGCTTCACCCTGATCCGCGACCTGGCCCCGGGCGAGGCGGTGTACATCACCGAAGGCGGGCAGATGTTCACCAAGCAGTGCGCGGAAAACCCGAAACTGCAGCCGTGCATCTTCGAGCATGTCTACCTGGCCCGTCCGGACTCGATCATCGACGGTGTTTCGGTGTACAAGGCGCGCCTGCGCATGGGCGAGAAGCTGGCCGAGAAGATCCAGCGCGAGCGTCCGGACCACGATATCGACGTGGTCATCCCGATCCCCGACACCAGCCGCACCGCCGCGCTGGAGCTGGCCAACCACCTGGGCGTCAAGTTCCGCGAAGGCTTCGTCAAGAACCGCTACATCGGCCGTACCTTCATCATGCCCGGCCAGGCCGCGCGCAAGAAGTCGGTACGCCAGAAGCTCAACGCCATCGAACTGGAATTCCGCGGCAAGAACGTGATGCTGGTGGACGACTCGATCGTACGCGGCACCACCTGCAAGCAGATCATCCAGATGGCCCGCGAAGCCGGCGCCAAGAACGTCTACTTCTGCTCCGCGGCCCCTGCGGTGCGCTACCCCAACGTCTACGGCATCGACATGCCGAGCGCTCACGAACTGATCGCCCACAACCGTACCACCGAACAGGTGGCCGAGTTGATCGGCGCCGACTGGCTGGTCTACCAGGACCTGCCGGACCTCATCGACTCGGTCGGGGGCGGCAAGATCAAGATCGAGCATTTCGATTGCGCGGTGTTCAACGGTGAGTATGTCACCGGCGATATCGACGAAGCCTACCTCGAGCGCATCGAGCAGGCTCGTAACGACCTGGCCAAGGTGAAGAACCAGGCGGTCAGCGCGATCATCGACCTGTACAACAACTGATTTGGGAGCGACGGCATGACCGATCAATGGGATGCCGGTCGACTGGACAGTGACCTCGAGGGTGTCGGTTTCGACACCCTGGCGGTGCGCGCCGGTCAGAACCGTACACCGGAGGCCGAGCACAGCGAAGCGCTGTTCCTGACTTCCAGCTATGTCTTCCGCACGGCCGCCGACGCTGCCGCGCGCTTTGCCGGCGAAACGCCGGGCAATGTCTATTCGCGCTACACCAACCCCACCGTGCGCGCGTTCGAAGAGCGCCTGGCGGCCATGGAAGGCGCCGAGCAGGCCGTGGGCACCTCCACCGGCATGGCGGCGATCCTCGCCGTGGTCATGTCGCTGTGCAGCGCCGGCGACCATGTGCTGGTGTCGCAAAGCGTGTTCGGCTCGACCATCAGCCTGTTCGAGAAGTACTTCAAGCGTTTTGGCGTGCAGGTGGACTACGTGCCGCTGGTCGACCTGGGCGGCTGGGAGCAGGCCATCAAGGCCAATACCAAGCTGCTGATCGTCGAGTCGCCGTCCAACCCGTTGGCCGAACTGGTGGATATCAGCGCCCTGGCCGAGATCGCCCACGCCCGTGGCGCGATGCTGGTTGTCGATAACTGCTTCAGCACCCCGGCCTTGCAGCAGCCGCTCAAGCTGGGTGCCGACATCGTGTTCCATTCGGCGACCAAGTTCATCGACGGCCAGGGCCGTTGCATGGGCGGTGTGGTGGCCGGCCGCGCCGAGCAGATGAAAGAGGTGGTGGGCTTCCTGCGCACTGCGGGCCCGACCCTGAGCCCGTTCAACGCCTGGATCTTCACCAAGGGCCTGGAAACGCTCAAGCTGCGCATGCGCGCCCACTGCGAGAGCGCCCAGGCGCTGGCCGAATGGCTGGAGCGCCAGGACGGCATCGAGAAGGTTCACTATGCCGGCTTGCCGAGCCACCCGCAGCATGAGCTGGCCAAGCGCCAGATGAGCGGTTTCGGTGCGGTAGTCAGCTTCGAGGTCAAGGGCGGCAAGGAAGGCGCATGGCGCTTCATCGACGCGACCCGGGTGGTCTCGATCACCACCAACCTGGGGGACAGCAAGACCACCATCGCCCACCCGGCAACCACCTCCCATGGCCGTCTGACGCCACAGGAGCGTGCGGCGGCGGGTATCCGTGACAGTCTGATTCGCGTGGCGGTCGGCCTTGAAGACGTTGCCGACCTGCAGGCGGATCTGGCGCGCGGCCTGGCGGCGCTGTGATCGACTGGAAGGGTGGCGAGCCGGACCATAACGGTCGGGTAGCCCTGGTGACCGGTGCCGCGCGCGGCATCGGCCTGGGCATCGCCGCCTGGCTGGTCTGTGAAGGCTGGCAGGTGGTGCTCAGCGACCTTGACCGCCAGCGCGGGCCACGGGTAGCCAAGGCACTGGGTGGTAACG
Coding sequences:
- a CDS encoding CvpA family protein; the protein is MAFTWVDWAIIVIVAISSLISLKRGFVKEALSLLIWIVAGAVAWMFGGSLSQYLESYIQTPSARVIAGCAILFVATLLVGAMLNFLIGELIRVTGLSGTDRFLGMAFGAARGALLVVVAVGLLSLGPVQQDPWWQESRLIPQFLLVADWSKNLILGFTGQWMSSGVSAPVDLPFKEQLLGPTRP
- a CDS encoding SPOR domain-containing protein, yielding MAVLDKGMKQRMVGALVLVALAVIFLPMLFTREDEMRQVRVEAPEAPAMPSLPQVQVEPVQVLEPQPLPEQNEQPPVVVNESTAPVTTPSQPIAPVTAVTPHAQPKPQTPVPTPPVAKVEARPTPAPSVAPAAKPAAPSKIDVNGLPVSWSIQLASLSNRAGAENLQKTLRSQGYNAYIRSADGMNRVFVGPLIERAEAERLRDVINRQQNLKGIVVRFQPERG
- a CDS encoding O-succinylhomoserine sulfhydrylase; its protein translation is MTDQWDAGRLDSDLEGVGFDTLAVRAGQNRTPEAEHSEALFLTSSYVFRTAADAAARFAGETPGNVYSRYTNPTVRAFEERLAAMEGAEQAVGTSTGMAAILAVVMSLCSAGDHVLVSQSVFGSTISLFEKYFKRFGVQVDYVPLVDLGGWEQAIKANTKLLIVESPSNPLAELVDISALAEIAHARGAMLVVDNCFSTPALQQPLKLGADIVFHSATKFIDGQGRCMGGVVAGRAEQMKEVVGFLRTAGPTLSPFNAWIFTKGLETLKLRMRAHCESAQALAEWLERQDGIEKVHYAGLPSHPQHELAKRQMSGFGAVVSFEVKGGKEGAWRFIDATRVVSITTNLGDSKTTIAHPATTSHGRLTPQERAAAGIRDSLIRVAVGLEDVADLQADLARGLAAL
- the purF gene encoding amidophosphoribosyltransferase, with translation MCGIVGIVGKSNVNQALYDALTVLQHRGQDAAGIVTSHDGRLFLRKDNGLVRDVFQQRHMQRLVGSIGIGHVRYPTAGSSTSAEAQPFYVNSPYGITLAHNGNLTNVEQLAKEIYESDLRHVNTNSDSEVLLNVFAHELAVRGKLQPTEEDVFAAVSHVHSRCVGGYAVVAMITGYGIVGFRDPNGIRPVVFGQRHTDEGVEYMIASESVALDVLGFTLIRDLAPGEAVYITEGGQMFTKQCAENPKLQPCIFEHVYLARPDSIIDGVSVYKARLRMGEKLAEKIQRERPDHDIDVVIPIPDTSRTAALELANHLGVKFREGFVKNRYIGRTFIMPGQAARKKSVRQKLNAIELEFRGKNVMLVDDSIVRGTTCKQIIQMAREAGAKNVYFCSAAPAVRYPNVYGIDMPSAHELIAHNRTTEQVAELIGADWLVYQDLPDLIDSVGGGKIKIEHFDCAVFNGEYVTGDIDEAYLERIEQARNDLAKVKNQAVSAIIDLYNN
- the folC gene encoding bifunctional tetrahydrofolate synthase/dihydrofolate synthase — its product is MNQRSLGDWLAYLEQLHPSAIDMGLERSQQVLARLGLGRLAPRVVTVTGTNGKGSTCAFVAALLRAQGLKVGVYSSPHLLRYNERVLLDGAEASDEQLCQAFAAVEAARGEISLTYFEMGTLAAFWLFRQSALDAVVLEVGLGGRLDAVNLVDADISLVTSIGVDHADYLGDTRESVAFEKAGIFRAGKPALCGDLDPPQPLLDKVRELNCPFFLRGRDFDLAVSAEHWQWHGRRLDGATVQLHDLPLLDLPMENASLALQAFLLMGLPWNEAQVRQALQAARITGRLDRRELSFKGRRVELMLDVGHNPHAAEYLARRLAARAPRGRRLAVFGLLADKDLEGVLAPLHALVDEWAVTPLATPRSRPATELAQALTNLGATVKSYPSVAAALEGQCAQATADDQILLFGSFFCVGEALAWLERQVPEDGVDGSAG